The following nucleotide sequence is from Cottoperca gobio chromosome 20, fCotGob3.1, whole genome shotgun sequence.
GCCGTGTGTACcaggaagagacacaaacacttcaCCTTTAGGGTGAAACACGTCCCATCAAGCGtttacatgaacacatgaacactggGCGCGTGTGTGAGCTGCAGTTGTTGCCTGGCTTCACATTGAAGGAGGACAACAACTTTATTTCCTGAGCACAGAGCTCGGCCTGCTCTCACATCGCTACTAGTTTCGCAGCATCGCCCACCCGTCCCTCCTGCACCATTTCCGTGTTTTATACCGAATCATTTCCACGGAGCTACGTCCGTTAAATACGCAGCTTTTGGCTGAATCACAACGCCAGACAACAAGGCAACATTATCAGCCAACATTTAATGAATGGAAACTGCTCCGAGCTGCCAAACGCTGCGACATTGTTGCAGGTTAATAAGTGAAAGGCTGCGTGACGTGTCTAAATCCTGAGAATAAATGTGGAGCTGAAAGAACTTACCCAGCGCCACCTCGCAGGCTTTGCGCAGTTGTGAATGGTGAGCCTTTTTCACCTCCTTGTCGGCCAAGATCTTCTCCAAAGCTCGTGTCAGGAACATGTTTTTCGTCTTTTTGCCCTCAAACATGTCGCACCGCAATTTGGGGCGAGGTGTGTGCCTGGTCCCGgggggtagggggggggggggctgcagccGCCGCGAATATTGATGTATTCCTTTACAAATGTCCGCCGCACAGCCCCGAAcagacaaacataaataaacacagaaggtGGGGTAAATCCCTCAGACTTCCATTAGCGACCTGCCTCCTGCGCCATGTTGGAGAGAGGAAACGACGTCACGTACGTGTGAGGAGGACGGCCGCAGTGaggcagcagggagagagagagggggggggggggggagagagggagagagagagggaggagagagagagagagagaggggagagagagggacagagagggggggggggaagagagagagagggagagagagagggcgggggagagagagagagagagggagagagagagggaggagagagagagagagagaggggagagagagggacagagagggggggggggggggggaagagagagagagggagagagagagggcgggggagagagagagagttgagcTCTAGTGCATCAGcctgaatgtgtttattaaagtcAGAATAATaaactacattcatatttgcatgTTATGAATGAATCAGAGCTTTAGGTTCCTCACAATGGTATTTAAGTGCAGCACTTGTAAATGTAATCAGCACTGTACAGTAAATCTAAATATGTTgtatgaagaaaataataaaaaatgtgctttaacggttaaattattcaaatgtaatgaagaGTTTGAAATTTAGAATTAGAAAAAAACCTTTTGTGATTCTCAGATGAAAATTTTAAATACATCACGGatgtaaacacactttaaaatcgaactctcctcctcacccttaatcattattatttattagtgaGTTTGATTTCTTctgctttaataaataatatttaacatctTATTTAATCACTTCCTGCTccagctaataataataataataataataataataataataatacattttatttgtaaagcgcctttcaaagctaaaagcaatctcaaggcgctcctctctgactgtctgactgacttaGTTTTCTACCTTTTACAGCCGTGAGCAACATTTAGTAAAGTCCGACAGCCTCCAGGAAATGTGTAAGTTTGACAGCTCAGGTCTGTGAAGTCTGACGTGTTCAAACATTCTGGATCCATAAATTagagcagagctgcaggagtGAAGGGAAAGAGGAGGATGTAGGGAGAGaagatttaaagtgtttaaagtgaACTCAGGTCAGTGAGTTTATCAACgagtaaaataatgtaaagtatTATGTGAAATTACTGATGTAAAGAAGAGTCCAGGATCTGTTatataacaacatttattaaaatctcATATTAAGCACATGAGCAGTCACAAGTAAACATTCTGTCACTGATCCATCACAGACGCTCTGAacgtttattatattttctccGTTTTACCAACATAACAAGTTAATTTCTTTAGTTTTCTCTcaataacaaatgttgtttttagagaTAATGACAGAATTAATCCGACATcacaagaaaacaatgtttcataAATTAAACGTAACAATCCGAGGATGTTATCTCGTTATCTCGGGaaaacttcatttgttattccgaGATAATGACATCAATAACTCGTGATCGTTGTCATGGTGAAACGCAGGAAGTAGAAATGTTTGAGCTTCTGTGATCCGTACCTGAGTgatgacaggaagtgacaggcGGCAGTATGTTATGTACACCAACAATGTTGCAGAAATGAAGgcattaatacatttacattaagcTACTGGCACTTGGGAGgaatcatttcaaaataaaacgccCTCAGGATAAAAACAGAGATAAGgtcattaaaacaattatgtggaagacatttaaatctcagctgtttctttaaaaaaaagaaaagtgctgTTGTTTCGTGACAAGTGCTCATATGATTCAGCTTTATCAAAAGTCTGCATTGTTAATATTTGTGTAAGAGGAGAGCAATGAAGAATCTGAGGAGGGGATTACACGCTTTAAAGGATTCCAGCTCAGGACACCGTGTGATCTTAATGTATGTAAACAGGCTCATAGCATTCATGGTTATTATTAATGCAGAGAACCAACAGTTCATATCTCatcagaaaaggaaaaaataaggCGAACAACCTCAAACACAAGGAAAGCAAATTAAAAGTGGTGCTCTGCTGGTCCTGGTGATATCTGATGATACCTGATGATATCCGCAGATGTGGAGATCAGAACCTGTGGAGGTGGAGCTCATATATATGGAAATCTGTCCTTGTCAGTTTCACACTTCTTCAGCAGCCCGGATGCGATGGCCTTCACGGCCCTCATCGTCTCCGTGCAGGTGGGGCTGATCAGGGACTCGGGCAGCAGGAAGCCGAAGTATCCTGTATCCCTCAGCTCGAAGGCGAACGCATACGGGATCCCGTTCCTGTAAGCCCAGTCGATAGAGCTGCCCGAGCTAACATCTGGGGAGTTCAACAGAATAAGAAAAGCTTCGGACAGTATTTTGTTGTCTTTcacttaaaggaacacttcaccccaaaatgaccatttatagtttatatagttattatatatcAATTACTCCCCTTGAATTAGTTGGTggtttttctctcctccacggtgaacgaagaatcaaaaacTAAGAAAAGTTGTGATGAATTGAAGCTTTTGAAACAGAATCTTATGTTGTGTTTTGGATTCTTCCTTCACCTCAGAGAAAAGgttttctttctgctgctcGAGGTGAGTGATGTAGAAAATGATCATTTAGTGGGTGAAGTGTTGCTTTAAgtgacatttttaatgcaagacttttacatgtaaatgtgtttcttccACTTTTACTTAACTACagatttgaatatttcttcCAGCACTGAAGTCTGAAAGCATCTCATTCTTATCATATCGACGTGTCTGCGTTCAGCTGCTTTCACGTTCAGTTCGTTGAGAGCATTTCTCCCTGATTCATAACTATTTTCTTTAGGTTGATGGTGGAAGGAGAGCACAAAAGGTACGACACAACAAATACATCTATTCTGTGTCGAGATGTAAAAGATGTGAGCAGCGTACTCACACAGGGTGGTGGAGGCCGGGCCGTATCTGTACCTCACGCCGTACGCAGAGTACAGAGCCGTCACCGCACTCTGAGCCGCTGACTCCTGCACACAGAAGGtaattacaggtcattcaggttgttacaggtcattacaggccgttacaggtcattacaggtcagtagaggtcattacaggtcattacaggttgTTACAGGTCAGTGGAGGTCATTACAGGCcgttacaggtcattacaggtcagtAGAGATCATTACAGGTagttacaggtcattacaggttgTTACAGGTCAGTGGAGGTCATTAGAGGTCATTACAGGTcgttacaggtcattacaggtcattacaggtcgtTACAGGTCAGTAGAGGTCATTACAGCTCAGTAGAGGTCATTACAGGTtgttacaggtcattacaggtcattacaggtcgtTACAGGTCAGTagaggtcattacaggtcattacaggtcgtTACAGGTCAGTAGAGGTCATTACAGCTCAGTAGAGGTCATTACAGGTtgttacaggtcattacaggtcattacaggtcgtTACAGGTCAGTAGAGGTCATTACAGGTTGTTACAGTTCAGTAGACATTACAGGTccttacaggtcattacaggtcagtAGATGTTTCTGCACAGGTCCAGCTGCAGCATGTCATCGTGCAGTAACTGTATATTAAGGTCTTTGTGTTCAGCGTTAGTTAACAGGCTATAAGTCCTGATAAGAAGCTTGTTAACATTATTATGTGTTAATAACTATATGCAATTTACATTCATGTTGAAACATTCTGTCATTTTACTAATAATTATTAGAAGCTTCTCATTTACATGAAAATAATGGaaagttaaaaacattcttAAAGAGCCGTCTTAAAGTGAGTctaatgtgtttgtgcttcaaCGCTTCAACATTGTATTAAGATGTAATtctttattcatattttatcaaCCTTGACAACAAAATGCTGCAAAAAGCCAAACTAGCTGctaataaatgcaaaataaagtattaattCATCTtaataaagcaacaaaacactttgttgtttgtaaTGCTCATAAAACAATTATAAGAAACTTTTATTAACGTTCTTCAGCAGTCTTTAAACTGTTACGCGCTTATAATGTCTAATAATCTCACACTAAGTTAATGATGCTATAATTAATACAAGTTAATAAGCATCTTATACAACATTATCAGGACTAATAAGAGTTCATGTCTCACCACGCAGCTGAAGTTGGGGATGGAGGCGTATTTGTAGGAGTAGGGGTAAAGCAACATCTGGGCGTAGGCGTGGATGGATATATATGCTTTCACACGTTTCTTGTGTTTGCGCAGGAACTTGGCGACGGCCTTGACTTCAGGTTCGGACTCGGGGAAGGGACCGCAGTAAGTGTCATCACAGGGGTGTGAGGAGGCACcctcctctgacacacacacacacacacacacacacacacacacacacacacacacacacacattcagacagaATGAAGCTTGAAGAAGTCTAAAGTCACATTAAGTCCAAAACTTCACAAACTGCATGAAAGTCCTGTAGAAATAAGACATATCTAAagtaaaattataattaaacagCACATGGTGAGATTTCGCCTCTGCAGCATCTTAACACTGAGAACTCTGACACATACTTTGCTTTTAATTCGATAACTTGAGATGAATTGTTGAGCCCGACCTCCATCACCAGTCTTCTTGAACTCACCACACCACTTCACCTTCCAGTTTCTGTTGGCGTCCACTCCTCTGCAGTGGAACTTGTGATTTTTGGACCGAGTTTTCCTCCAGAACCGATCCTGCAGGagaaacaacataataaatatatgtagaCATATGTAGAGCGTAGTTTTCACTGAAGTATACAGAGATAAGTATACAGAGATTAGGGCTGCGTATATTTGGTATACGACcttaaaaatattcaaaatctGGAAAAGGAACCTGATATATTTTGATCTGGaactctctttctttttaatgtttaaaatacaattaaaaaagtGAGAAATGTTAGATAAAACAAGTAACAGATTAGAAgtaaaagtttatttataataataataataataataataattgtttttatttgtgatcTAATTGATCAaattgtaaagtaaagtaaaataataaagatggCTGATTTGATGATGAAcctaaaataatctttttgaaACTGGATTCTTATGTGGTGTATAATTGTCTAAACAGGCTTATTAAACGAAATGATCTGTAACTGTCTTCTGTAAGtcaacataaaatataatatacaaaattaaacatttaaaatctgtgTGCAGGAGTGATGTGCTGTCAGGTTTTATTCTGAACATGCACCTGAATAAAGAAAGTGTTTAAGtagcagaaaaacaagaaaacaaatttactttggtttattttatttgtctctttttatgtacttattttttttttttatgttattatattgaacttatttttctttttcttgtgaaTATTCATCTGTAAAAcgattaatttattttaaggcTACGAtggaaagaataaaaagatgaaGTGATGAGTAGAGACCTACAGTACCGTCGTCCAGCTGAACTGATACCCATCCACGTTGAAGACGGGCATGATGTAGAAGTTGAGCTGGTTGAGCAGTCGTCTCGTCACTGAGTCATACTGGTACGAGTTGATGGCCTtgagttaatataaaaacagaataaatacagACTGAATGTTTAATCATTATTTTGTTCTGCATGATTGCTCAGGGTTCTTTAAACGCACCACGACAGCAGGTCACACTGGGAGGAGAGTTAATGCTGCTTCCACCTGCTGCCTAATGAGACTCAGAGGAGCTTAATGAGCTGTAAGCCTGAAACAAAGATGGCAGCCTGACCTCCGGTGGACAACCTTACTTACTGCACGACAGTGGAGTCACAACTTCAGCCAAGTGGAGCATCTACGCCTGTTTTCCTGGGtcaaatgtttctgttgttctttttctatttgtctTTTCACTCACTTCCTACTTTATGACTCTTTGTGTCCCTTCTCTCTGTAACGGCCTCAGGAGAACCAGACATGCGCTGCTAATAATAAAGTGTTCATTATTAGCAGATAACGCCTCTAAACTCCATATAAGGGCAGCTGTTGTGCCGTGTGCAAAGACTCACATGCACAATaattaaagagaagaagaagttgagCAGcagtgaaagagttaaagttaaaCGAAGCGTCAGTACTGCTGTTACAGAACATCTCAAAGCTTCTCAGAGCATGTAAGACCTTCAGAAGGTTTATACTTTAACTCAATGCACCAAAAGTATTTAATAATCACATCATTAGAATCACTGTGAAGCATATAATCATCTAAACTTGATCGTAAAAGGTTCTCTTATCAAAGAGAGGAGCAGGAATAATAAAGCATGAAATCAACGGTTCTAGCAGAACTCGGGGACATGAACacagatgagaggagatgagtTAGTAAAGCTCTTGATGTGTGAGGACATAGTTTAGTAAATGCTACAGTCCAGCAAACCTCACACAAGGTAAACTTTAACACTCTTTATGTTCTGCTCCACATCAGCTCTTTGGGTTACTAGTTCTAAATATTGTTAAGCATTTGTTTGTTCCAGTGTGTGTCAGTTGTGTCTATCATGCAAGAGTTCCTTAAAAAGGCTGCGACTCAGCGCTCTGCAGACGTTCACGACTTttcctttaattattttaacGCTCTGGCACTGTGTTGCAAATCCCTCTCATCTGGCATCTGAGCAGTATAAAGAGCCATTAAAGGTTGTTGCAGTAAACGTCTGGCTCTGGTGCCTCCTCACTTCACAGGCAGTAACTCACACTTTAAGGGTGAGATGGAACTTGTGTGCACGTCTGGGTTGTGTCCAACATCTGAACAATAAAGTGTTTTCTTCAGTATTTGCAGAACTGTGCATGACGAGGGAACAGATGTGTGTTGaggacacacacattacacactgcTGCAGGCTGTCATGTAGACAGAGCTGCTGAAACAAACGGTTTGATATTTAAAGACACCTCTTTGACAAACCACTGGCAGAACGCAGGACCGATCCACTCTCTGGCGTGGACGCCGCAGTCGATCCAAACAGCTTTCTTCTGATGACGACTTCTCTTTCCTATCTGACAGGAGACACGTCACTTGTAGACaacgagagtgtgtgtgtgtctttgtctttctgtgtgtgaggcCTTCTCTCCTACCTGGAGCACGTAGAGCGCTCTGCCCTCGTAAGACTTCCCGACGGAGAACATGTTGACCAGGTCGGAGTGAGTTCTGTTCATCTCAAACATCCAGCTCTGgatctgaagaagaagaaggaagaagaagagtggaCGTCATTCAACTGTTTCTTTTAacgttttaaaaagtgaaaatataataataaacagataatatttcattttcaagatacgcctttattttgaaattctcaTGGCTCCTTCCTAAACATTGAAACAGCTTCAACATGAGAAATGTGGCTCCGCATATTGAACAACAGAAGAACAAATAGTTTTTCATATGTTGTTTGTATGTAACTACTTCTTCTGATGAATCCTCTTCCAACCTTTAaactttatgttttgtttttgtaatttctttAGAAAACCTGTTCAGGGGCTGCAGATAAAAAACAGCCTTTTGGCTAATTTTTTATACcatgtgtattatttattaatgtgcactgtccctcctcaaataaactaaactaatgaaaaacttattttctttttgtgagtGTATATAAATGTTACTGAGTGTGTTAAATATGACATCATCTCATATCGATCGCAGGTccctgtcaatcaaatcaaatcagatcAGATCTCGTCGTGGCCGACAAGAATCCAGATGATGTTGTATCGTGATTTACACCTCTAATATTTGAATGTGCATTCAGACGAGCAGAAGTCATTTCAAagctgaaatgaaaacacacacacacacacacacacacacacacacacacacacacacacacacacacacacacacatgcatgtgtcagtgtgtgttgtgcagcagcagaggatcAAAGCCTGCAGATTTGTCTCTGATGCTGCATCACAGTCTTGGAGCAGCAGCCGGGTCGAGCTGGGAAGATAAACTGTGTCCAGCTGTGAGGTGTGTGAGATGTGTGAGCTGTGTGTGGGGGACGGACCTGTGGAATGGGGTAATTGGGAGTTTGAGAGCACCGAGAGGACGTTTACTCTGCGTGTGAGTCAGATTAGCGAGCACAGATAGGTCTGCAGGTATTCACATCTACCTCTTCCAGAGAGTGGTACACCTCGTAGTCGTACTGAGACTCGGACCTCCGCTTCCGGGAGGAGCGCTGCCCCGTCTGCTTCTCAATCTGCTTCTGCAGATTGGAGATGAACACCCTGAGGATGGACGAGAGTTAGACATGACATCCTTACAATAACATCATTAAGAATAATTGAATTATCGTGTTCATTAATTAGAATCACAAATTATCCACCTCTTTCATAACTTGCTCTATCTTTTTAAGTGAGCCAATAATAAAGAGCCTGatattaatgtagaaaataatctgcagatgactCGATAATGTTAGTGATAATCCTTCATTTCTATCATAAACATTCAATAGGAGCAAGAAAAGCTTGAATATTTCCCTCAGAGTGAAATTAAGTCTTTGACGcctatctccccccccccccacaaagtGTCCCCCGCAGTGCAAACCACTTTCTCAGTCAATCAACAAAGTCCTCAGATGAGCAGTTCCTCCCTCAGGACACAAGTAACAATGGCTCCCTTTCTATCTGCGGCTGCTTTGATAAAACTCCATCATTTCAGCCTTAATGTTGATGAGGGAGATGAAAGAGCTGCTTTTTGGAACAGATTGGGAGGAGAGGggctgtgatgtgtgtgtgtgtgtgtgtgtgtgtgtgtgtgtgtgtgtgtgtgtgtgtgtgtgtgtgtgtgcgtgcgtgcgtgcgtgcgtgcgtgtgtgtgtgtgcgtgcgtgtgcgtgtgtgtgtgtgtgtgtgtgtgtgtgtgtaagctttGAGGAAGCTCTTTTGCATGCAGTGCGTTCGACTCTGATCATAAATTCTGACAGTGATGAGCTTTGCAGTGAATTCAGAAACAGATGTGTCTCGATACTCTGCTGAAAGATGACtaaatgtgtgcatgcatgtgttgtgtgatgtatgtgtgtatgtgtgtgtgtgtgtgtgtgtgtgtgtgtgtgtgttcacggtGCTCTTTCCAGTCTTACCGGTAATCAATACGTTCCTgcttcaagtgtgtgtgtaaagctcGCGTGTCATTGCGTCTCACATGGACATCCACAGTGATATTCGGACAGATTAAAGCAGCGCTGTTGGGCTGCCAGAGGTCCACCTAAAGGAGCAGGACGAGAATattagatcacacacacacacacactcacacacacacacacacacacacacacacacacacacacacacacacacacacacacacacacacacacacacacacactatattatatgtatttttttgtatttactatatacactatatatttttcaagtaactaaagcttttagataaattataaataaaatataaatcttaAGAACAGAACTTGAAAAGAAtgacttagttactttccactgAAACTAAACTGAAGTAAATTTAAAGGATAAAGAACAAATGTTTCGGACACAGAATCGACCCTTTGAAGACCTTTTACTCTGCCAGGTGTTTGAAGTAGCACCAAACATTTGGTGGTGAAGTGTTTAGTTGAGACAGTTTAACCTCCAGGTGACGCAGTGAACGTCTGCAGCGTTAATGTTTCATCCACAACCTGCAGAGCGACTCACAGAAATGTGTTATCAGGCCGATAGCCGACTGTTAGCTTTAGCTAGCCGaccatacaaacacagacatcatgTGGTAACtgataaaataacaaatgataCACACAGGAGTGAGAATGTGCAAAGAGAAGATATTCAGAGGTCCTGTGAACGTCCTCAGCTGGCTTTCATCTGCACACGGGGCAGAGACTGGCACacatgtttgttaatgtgtcaAATGGTTTAATGGTTTACAGAACGCATAGCAGACTAATGTAACTCTGTGTGGAGCCGGAGGGGCAGACGCTGTTCCTGCAGTAGAAACTCTCCTGCTCAACTTTTATGGCGTTTCCAAATGTTTCTGCCCCGCTGTTAGTCAAACAATCCAAAACACAAGCGACTAAAAGGCTCTTAAATCTCCTGAAGTGACGACACGGCTCCTCACAAACAAGCCTCAGGTCAACATCTAAAGatgctttctttgttttctttataatcCTTTGTCTCCGTGTTGTATGTGTAAACAGAGCAGCTATAAATTGGATGTGTGTTGTTTGGGTTGATGCATCACTGGGCAgaacaagaaagagaaagttATAGTTCAATAAAAAGAGCTGGATTCATGAAGGCAGATGCAGTAAAGCCgtaaataaatctaatctaaactcAAGTCAAAGCCAAAGTGCATCAAGAAACACCAGCTGCTGAGTATAAAAAGGGATTCAACAATGTTTGTTCTTTCTGAGAGAAGACGGATGTCACGCTCACGTGTGCAGTGAAGCtaagcagccggttagcttagcttagcataaagaccggaATGATTGTTTTATGCAACAATAAGCCATCCCTTTGGCTGTTAGGGAATTATAGATCAAATGAGATTAGAAGTGCACCTGCAGAGTGTCAGAGGAATGGTACGATTAACTCTTTATGAATAATCTGATATTTGACGCTGCACTTTGTTGAAGGTGTTTGCTCTGATGGTGCGTTCAGGAGCTGTcgtgtttatattatta
It contains:
- the cpa6 gene encoding carboxypeptidase A6, with translation MLPDQWSAFRASVLLACVIICSNVLCPVGAFLYNNRYSGDQVFRITPSEDDQVQELKRILGHYEVDLWQPNSAALICPNITVDVHVRRNDTRALHTHLKQERIDYRVFISNLQKQIEKQTGQRSSRKRRSESQYDYEVYHSLEEIQSWMFEMNRTHSDLVNMFSVGKSYEGRALYVLQIGKRSRHQKKAVWIDCGVHAREWIGPAFCQWFVKEAINSYQYDSVTRRLLNQLNFYIMPVFNVDGYQFSWTTDRFWRKTRSKNHKFHCRGVDANRNWKVKWCEEGASSHPCDDTYCGPFPESEPEVKAVAKFLRKHKKRVKAYISIHAYAQMLLYPYSYKYASIPNFSCVESAAQSAVTALYSAYGVRYRYGPASTTLYVSSGSSIDWAYRNGIPYAFAFELRDTGYFGFLLPESLISPTCTETMRAVKAIASGLLKKCETDKDRFPYI